In the Rhinoraja longicauda isolate Sanriku21f chromosome 40, sRhiLon1.1, whole genome shotgun sequence genome, one interval contains:
- the gtpbp1 gene encoding GTP-binding protein 1 isoform X1, translated as MAAPAAAAEARPGAGELPSIFAPEQDGEMDEDVNGELEPDLASKFVLVSPNSEQYDCLLKQLRERMDEGCGETIYVIGQGSDGKKYGLNDDDIEASVATVKSLSEQIDSDLILLRERQEAGGKVADYLVRKRVGENDFLEVRVAVVGNVDAGKSTLLGVLTHGELDNGRGFARQKLFRHKHEVESGRTSSVGNDILGFDSTGDVVNKPDSHGGGLDWTKICEKSTKVITFIDLAGHEKYLKTTVFGMTGHLPDFCMLMVGSNAGIVGMTKEHLGLALALNVPVFVVVTKIDMCPSNILQETLKLLQRLLKSPGCRKIPVLVQNKDDVIVTASNFSSERMCPIFQISNVSGENLDLLKMFLNLLSPRTSFKEDEPAEFQIDDTYSVPGVGTVVSGTTLRGLIRLNDILLLGPDPLGTFIPIAVKSIHRKRMPVREVRGGQTASFALKKIKRSSIRKGMVMVSPKLNPQASWEFEGEILVLHHPTTISPRYQAMVHCGSIRQTATILSMSKDCLRTGDKATVHFRFIKTPEYLHADQRLVFREGRTKAVGTITKLIQTTNTSPSNTKPLQLKMQSTKKGTMVREEVPMAAVSTLEEGLSPGQAAALHTLNQPQMPSEENKHNRDVNKENKPKTSGGRRRGGQRHKVKSQGAAVTPSSGC; from the exons ATGGCGGCGCCGGCTGCGGCTGCCGAGGCCCGGCCCGGCGCCGGGGAGCTGCCCAGCATCTTCGCCCCCGAGCAGGACGGCGAGATGGACGAGGATGTCAACGGGGAGCTGGAGCCCGACCTGGCGTccaag TTTGTGTTGGTGAGCCCAAATTCGGAGCAGTACGACTGCTTGTTGAAGCAGCTGAGAGAGCGAATGGATGAGGGTTGTGGGGAGACTATCTATGTGATCGGCCAAGGCTCGG ATGGCAAGAAATACGGACTGAACGATGACGACATCGAAGCATCTGTAGCGACTGTCAAGAGCCTGTCGGAGCAGATCGACTCTGATCTGATCCTTCTGCGTGAGCGGCAGGAGGCAGGCGGGAAGGTGGCCGACTACTTGGTTCGCAAGCGAGTCGGGGAGAATGACTTTCTGGAGGTCAG ggTAGCAGTGGTTGGGAATGTGGACGCTGGGAAGAGCACATTGTTGGGCGTCCTGACGCACGGCGAGCTCGACAACGGGCGAGGATTTGCGCGGCAGAAGCTATTCCGGCACAAGCACGAGGTGGAATCTGGGCGGACGAGCAGCGTCGGCAACGACATTCTGGGCTTTGACAGCACTGGCGATGTGGTGAACAAGCCCGACAGCCACGGTGGGGGGCTGGACTGGACAAAGATCTGTGAGAAATCCACCAAAGTCATCACCTTCATTGATCTCGCCGGACATGAAAAGTACCTGAAGACAACTGTGTTTGGAATGACTGGGCACTTGCCGGACTTCTGCATGCTGATG GTTGGCAGCAATGCCGGAATAGTGGGGATGACGAAAGAGCATCTGGGGCTGGCACTGGCCCTCAACGTTCCTGTCTTTGTTGTGGTGACCAAGATCGACATGTGTCCATCCAACATCTTGCAGG AAACCCTGAAGCTGCTGCAGCGGCTGCTGAAGTCTCCGGGCTGCAGGAAGATCCCTGTCCTGGTTCAGAATAAGGACGACGTGATAGTAACGGCATCAAACTTCAGCTCCGAGAG GATGTGCCCGATTTTCCAGATCTCCAACGTTTCCGGAGAGAACCTGGACCTCTTGAAGATGTTCCTGAATCTGTTGTCACCGCGGACGAGCTTCAAAGAGGACGAACCAGCTGAGTTTCAAATTGATGACACCTACTCTGTCCCT GGTGTTGGAACAGTGGTATCTGGAACAACACTACGAGGTCTGATTCGATTGAATGACATTTTGCTGCTAGGACCCGACCCGCTGGGGACCTTCATCCCCATCGCAGTGAAGTCCATCCACAGGAAGCGGATGCCAGTCCGCGAGGTGCGAGGTGGCCAGACGGCTTCCTTTGCTCTGAAGAAG ATTAAGCGGTCGTCCATCAGGAAGGGCATGGTGATGGTATCTCCGAAGCTGAATCCGCAGGCTTCCTGGGAATTCGAGGGGGAAATCCTAGTGCTGCACCACCCGACAACCATCAGTCCCCGCTACCAGGCCATGG TGCACTGCGGCAGCATTCGCCAGACGGCGACCATCCTGTCCATGAGCAAGGACTGCCTGCGTACAGGCGACAAGGCCACCGTCCACTTCCGCTTCATCAAGACTCCCGAGTATCTGCACGCTGACCAGCGCCTCGTTTTCCGAGAGGGCCGGACCAAAGCTGTGGGGACTATAACCAAG ctgATCCAGACGACAAACACGTCGCCATCTAACACCAAACCGCTCCAGCTGAAGATGCAGTCGACGAAGAAGGGTACcatggtgagggaggaggtgccgATGGCAGCAGTCTCCACCCTCGAGGAGGGTCTGTCTCCCGGGCAGGCAGCTGCCTTGCACACACTGAACCAGCCTCAG ATGCCTTCTGAGGAGAATAAACATAACCGGGATGTTAATAAGGAAAACAAG
- the gtpbp1 gene encoding GTP-binding protein 1 isoform X3, translating to MTFWRSAVVGNVDAGKSTLLGVLTHGELDNGRGFARQKLFRHKHEVESGRTSSVGNDILGFDSTGDVVNKPDSHGGGLDWTKICEKSTKVITFIDLAGHEKYLKTTVFGMTGHLPDFCMLMVGSNAGIVGMTKEHLGLALALNVPVFVVVTKIDMCPSNILQETLKLLQRLLKSPGCRKIPVLVQNKDDVIVTASNFSSERMCPIFQISNVSGENLDLLKMFLNLLSPRTSFKEDEPAEFQIDDTYSVPGVGTVVSGTTLRGLIRLNDILLLGPDPLGTFIPIAVKSIHRKRMPVREVRGGQTASFALKKIKRSSIRKGMVMVSPKLNPQASWEFEGEILVLHHPTTISPRYQAMVHCGSIRQTATILSMSKDCLRTGDKATVHFRFIKTPEYLHADQRLVFREGRTKAVGTITKLIQTTNTSPSNTKPLQLKMQSTKKGTMVREEVPMAAVSTLEEGLSPGQAAALHTLNQPQMPSEENKHNRDVNKENKPKTSGGRRRGGQRHKVKSQGAAVTPSSGC from the exons ATGACTTTCTGGAGGTCAG CAGTGGTTGGGAATGTGGACGCTGGGAAGAGCACATTGTTGGGCGTCCTGACGCACGGCGAGCTCGACAACGGGCGAGGATTTGCGCGGCAGAAGCTATTCCGGCACAAGCACGAGGTGGAATCTGGGCGGACGAGCAGCGTCGGCAACGACATTCTGGGCTTTGACAGCACTGGCGATGTGGTGAACAAGCCCGACAGCCACGGTGGGGGGCTGGACTGGACAAAGATCTGTGAGAAATCCACCAAAGTCATCACCTTCATTGATCTCGCCGGACATGAAAAGTACCTGAAGACAACTGTGTTTGGAATGACTGGGCACTTGCCGGACTTCTGCATGCTGATG GTTGGCAGCAATGCCGGAATAGTGGGGATGACGAAAGAGCATCTGGGGCTGGCACTGGCCCTCAACGTTCCTGTCTTTGTTGTGGTGACCAAGATCGACATGTGTCCATCCAACATCTTGCAGG AAACCCTGAAGCTGCTGCAGCGGCTGCTGAAGTCTCCGGGCTGCAGGAAGATCCCTGTCCTGGTTCAGAATAAGGACGACGTGATAGTAACGGCATCAAACTTCAGCTCCGAGAG GATGTGCCCGATTTTCCAGATCTCCAACGTTTCCGGAGAGAACCTGGACCTCTTGAAGATGTTCCTGAATCTGTTGTCACCGCGGACGAGCTTCAAAGAGGACGAACCAGCTGAGTTTCAAATTGATGACACCTACTCTGTCCCT GGTGTTGGAACAGTGGTATCTGGAACAACACTACGAGGTCTGATTCGATTGAATGACATTTTGCTGCTAGGACCCGACCCGCTGGGGACCTTCATCCCCATCGCAGTGAAGTCCATCCACAGGAAGCGGATGCCAGTCCGCGAGGTGCGAGGTGGCCAGACGGCTTCCTTTGCTCTGAAGAAG ATTAAGCGGTCGTCCATCAGGAAGGGCATGGTGATGGTATCTCCGAAGCTGAATCCGCAGGCTTCCTGGGAATTCGAGGGGGAAATCCTAGTGCTGCACCACCCGACAACCATCAGTCCCCGCTACCAGGCCATGG TGCACTGCGGCAGCATTCGCCAGACGGCGACCATCCTGTCCATGAGCAAGGACTGCCTGCGTACAGGCGACAAGGCCACCGTCCACTTCCGCTTCATCAAGACTCCCGAGTATCTGCACGCTGACCAGCGCCTCGTTTTCCGAGAGGGCCGGACCAAAGCTGTGGGGACTATAACCAAG ctgATCCAGACGACAAACACGTCGCCATCTAACACCAAACCGCTCCAGCTGAAGATGCAGTCGACGAAGAAGGGTACcatggtgagggaggaggtgccgATGGCAGCAGTCTCCACCCTCGAGGAGGGTCTGTCTCCCGGGCAGGCAGCTGCCTTGCACACACTGAACCAGCCTCAG ATGCCTTCTGAGGAGAATAAACATAACCGGGATGTTAATAAGGAAAACAAG
- the gtpbp1 gene encoding GTP-binding protein 1 isoform X2 — MAAPAAAAEARPGAGELPSIFAPEQDGEMDEDVNGELEPDLASKFVLVSPNSEQYDCLLKQLRERMDEGCGETIYVIGQGSDGKKYGLNDDDIEASVATVKSLSEQIDSDLILLRERQEAGGKVADYLVRKRVGENDFLEVRVAVVGNVDAGKSTLLGVLTHGELDNGRGFARQKLFRHKHEVESGRTSSVGNDILGFDSTGDVVNKPDSHGGGLDWTKICEKSTKVITFIDLAGHEKYLKTTVFGMTGHLPDFCMLMVGSNAGIVGMTKEHLGLALALNVPVFVVVTKIDMCPSNILQETLKLLQRLLKSPGCRKIPVLVQNKDDVIVTASNFSSERMCPIFQISNVSGENLDLLKMFLNLLSPRTSFKEDEPAEFQIDDTYSVPGVGTVVSGTTLRGLIRLNDILLLGPDPLGTFIPIAVKSIHRKRMPVREVRGGQTASFALKKIKRSSIRKGMVMVSPKLNPQASWEFEGEILVLHHPTTISPRYQAMVHCGSIRQTATILSMSKDCLRTGDKATVHFRFIKTPEYLHADQRLVFREGRTKAVGTITKLIQTTNTSPSNTKPLQLKMQSTKKGTMVREEVPMAAVSTLEEGLSPGQAAALHTLNQPQPKTSGGRRRGGQRHKVKSQGAAVTPSSGC; from the exons ATGGCGGCGCCGGCTGCGGCTGCCGAGGCCCGGCCCGGCGCCGGGGAGCTGCCCAGCATCTTCGCCCCCGAGCAGGACGGCGAGATGGACGAGGATGTCAACGGGGAGCTGGAGCCCGACCTGGCGTccaag TTTGTGTTGGTGAGCCCAAATTCGGAGCAGTACGACTGCTTGTTGAAGCAGCTGAGAGAGCGAATGGATGAGGGTTGTGGGGAGACTATCTATGTGATCGGCCAAGGCTCGG ATGGCAAGAAATACGGACTGAACGATGACGACATCGAAGCATCTGTAGCGACTGTCAAGAGCCTGTCGGAGCAGATCGACTCTGATCTGATCCTTCTGCGTGAGCGGCAGGAGGCAGGCGGGAAGGTGGCCGACTACTTGGTTCGCAAGCGAGTCGGGGAGAATGACTTTCTGGAGGTCAG ggTAGCAGTGGTTGGGAATGTGGACGCTGGGAAGAGCACATTGTTGGGCGTCCTGACGCACGGCGAGCTCGACAACGGGCGAGGATTTGCGCGGCAGAAGCTATTCCGGCACAAGCACGAGGTGGAATCTGGGCGGACGAGCAGCGTCGGCAACGACATTCTGGGCTTTGACAGCACTGGCGATGTGGTGAACAAGCCCGACAGCCACGGTGGGGGGCTGGACTGGACAAAGATCTGTGAGAAATCCACCAAAGTCATCACCTTCATTGATCTCGCCGGACATGAAAAGTACCTGAAGACAACTGTGTTTGGAATGACTGGGCACTTGCCGGACTTCTGCATGCTGATG GTTGGCAGCAATGCCGGAATAGTGGGGATGACGAAAGAGCATCTGGGGCTGGCACTGGCCCTCAACGTTCCTGTCTTTGTTGTGGTGACCAAGATCGACATGTGTCCATCCAACATCTTGCAGG AAACCCTGAAGCTGCTGCAGCGGCTGCTGAAGTCTCCGGGCTGCAGGAAGATCCCTGTCCTGGTTCAGAATAAGGACGACGTGATAGTAACGGCATCAAACTTCAGCTCCGAGAG GATGTGCCCGATTTTCCAGATCTCCAACGTTTCCGGAGAGAACCTGGACCTCTTGAAGATGTTCCTGAATCTGTTGTCACCGCGGACGAGCTTCAAAGAGGACGAACCAGCTGAGTTTCAAATTGATGACACCTACTCTGTCCCT GGTGTTGGAACAGTGGTATCTGGAACAACACTACGAGGTCTGATTCGATTGAATGACATTTTGCTGCTAGGACCCGACCCGCTGGGGACCTTCATCCCCATCGCAGTGAAGTCCATCCACAGGAAGCGGATGCCAGTCCGCGAGGTGCGAGGTGGCCAGACGGCTTCCTTTGCTCTGAAGAAG ATTAAGCGGTCGTCCATCAGGAAGGGCATGGTGATGGTATCTCCGAAGCTGAATCCGCAGGCTTCCTGGGAATTCGAGGGGGAAATCCTAGTGCTGCACCACCCGACAACCATCAGTCCCCGCTACCAGGCCATGG TGCACTGCGGCAGCATTCGCCAGACGGCGACCATCCTGTCCATGAGCAAGGACTGCCTGCGTACAGGCGACAAGGCCACCGTCCACTTCCGCTTCATCAAGACTCCCGAGTATCTGCACGCTGACCAGCGCCTCGTTTTCCGAGAGGGCCGGACCAAAGCTGTGGGGACTATAACCAAG ctgATCCAGACGACAAACACGTCGCCATCTAACACCAAACCGCTCCAGCTGAAGATGCAGTCGACGAAGAAGGGTACcatggtgagggaggaggtgccgATGGCAGCAGTCTCCACCCTCGAGGAGGGTCTGTCTCCCGGGCAGGCAGCTGCCTTGCACACACTGAACCAGCCTCAG